A stretch of DNA from Manis pentadactyla isolate mManPen7 chromosome 19, mManPen7.hap1, whole genome shotgun sequence:
AAGTATAAAAGTGCAGAAGTGAGAGCAGATGGTGTCTGGTTAGGAAGCAGGGAAGAACTCATAAAGTGGAGGAAATGAGGTGGGTCTTGACATCGGGGCAGGATTTTGACGAGTGACAGTATTCTTGGTGGAGGGAGCAGCATGATCAAAGGCAGGTGTGAAGCCTGGGGCACCTTCTCTTTTAGGAAAGgatgatattcaaaatatttagcaACTGCAGTGACCTGGGCACAGGACCATCAGAATGCGTGCCTGCTGGGAACAACCGGTGTGGCACTGGGTGGACGTCTACCTGCCTTTGGTAGACGTTCTCACATCAAGCAGCCCAACTGATCTGAGCGCAGAGTAATAATGACTTACATTTACTAAGTGcctaccatgtgtcaggcactgttctaaatgcttcCTGTGAACACATTTCTCTAATCTGTGCAAACCCAAGAAGCATAGAGAGTCatcatctttatgtattttttgcagatgtggaaactggATCACATAAAGGTTAAGCATTTGCCCAAGTTAGAGGTAGTGTGAGGACTGGAAGGCAGGTAATCTGTTCCCTGATGTACTGAACTACTACTCAGTACTGCCCCCTACAGGCTTTGTGTAGGAAAAACGTAGATACAGGATGGTCTGGCTCAATGCTGAGGCAGAACACTAGGTGCCACCTGTTGGGGGCGCACTGTGGGCACTGCACCTCTCAGTCCTCACAGCAGCTCTGAGAGGTTGGTGCCTTCAGTTTGCAAGATAAGGAGGCTTAGAGACTGAATTGCCTAAGATCACTGATAAGGagaagagctaggatttgaacacaGGATTGCCTGACCTCAGAACTTATACAGCTGACCCCTAGGTTATATTACCTTTTGAGTAACAGACAGAGGCCACGAGGAGCCATTGGTGTTAGAGGAGTCAGGGTTGAGCCTCGCAAAGCGGTGTGCAGGCAGGTTAGAAAGGAGAAACTCCGGAGAAGGAATAGACAGTTAGGAAACTATAATAATATTTTAGGGAAGAAGTAACAAGAAATGGGAATGTCTGTTAAAAAggctacttaaaaaaattaaggtacatCTGTAGGATGGAAAGAATGGGAGTCAGTCTTAATCTATATATGGTAATCTTGCTAGGATATACTGTTAAAAAAGCAGAGTTCCAAAAAATGTTATAGATTACTCCCATATGTGTAATTAAAGGAAGAACACCtaaacagacatacacacacacaagtaagtGTGATGCCTGTAAATGCATTAGAAGGCTCTGGAAGGAATTAGACACATGTAGATCTTAACAATGGAGGTCTTGCAGGGGAGAGACCTGGAGACTGGGATTGggaaggagattttttttttcagttatatacTATGTGAATATATGACTCTTCAATGAGAACAGAAGACATGtagtcaataaaacaaaaattgccGACAGCTTGAACACTGGCAGTGGCAGAAGAGACGTGGGGAGACAATGGATGGCCTGCAGAAGCAGGCCTGGGGAGCTGAGGAGAGAGCTGGGAGAAAGGGGCACGGGCTGCGGGAGGCCAGGgtctgccctggggctgggaggagggagctggcGGGCGGCTCCGTACCCAGCCTCGTTCTCATTCTTGGCCCCTTTCTCTTGGTCACACTCTCCCATCAGAGAAGCCTGCACTGTTGGATTATGTGAACCCCTGGCCCCCTACCCAGTCCCTCCTCCTACTCGATCTCCTGGGGGATCCCCGCTGTGACATAGGGGTTTTTCAAGCAGGGTTTGTCTGAGCTTGGGGTTCCTTAGAACTCCAGAGCTCCAGAGGTCAAGGCCGTGATTCAGGACccggaggggtgggagggagagaaaggtgcaGGCATCTCAGCTCTCCCACCCACCTTCATCAGTACCAGCCGCTTTTACAGCTTTGGCCTGCTGGGCTGTGGCACAATATTTTGTTTGAAGAACCCATTCCTTAGTTTTTCAAAAATTGGAGAACCACATCCTCATGCTCTAGGGTAACCGATGCCTAGACAGCCTCAtgggttttaattttgatttttagttttgtcTTCCCACAAATTTACCATTCCATCTGGCCTTTGCTTCTCCATtctcagagaagagaaaacaacTCTGCCCTCCCTGTAGGCCACATGCAGTGATGATATGATGGTCAATGCCTGAGAAAGCCTAGAGACCCCAGAGGACAGACCACCTCTCAGCCCTGGTTAGCATCTTTCACCACCATCTTGGTTGTGGCTATTGTTCCCCAAACCACTTTCCTTTAGCACATGTTAAGTCTCAAATGTTAAGAGGCATATGCTTCACCTATGGATCTTGTGAAGATGCCGATTAGAATTCAGTATTCTGGGATGGTGCCCAAgatgtgcatttctaacaagctcccaggtgaagctTATGCTTCCGGTCAGCAGACCACACTGGGTGGCCAGGCTTTGGGGCTCCCATCTGGCCCAGCGACCCCATAGCCGGCATCATCGGGGATGTTACCTGGTGTGTGAGCTGGGGCCTCAGCTGGGCTGGAACTGAAGGCTGGGGCTGAACCTGAGAAACCTGCGGGAGAGAAGTTTATCAGCAGGGCTGGGAGGAAAGAGGCGTCTCTGATTTTGTAGGCGACAAAGGAGAGGGGGAGCAATCCCCCAGAACTAGCCAGGGGAAGGCGTGAGGGAGGAGGGTGAACCCCGATGTGAGTACTGGTCCATGGGAAGGGCGGCCGGAGTCTGGGTTCATCTTCAGCTGAGGAGCGGGCACTGGAGCTCCTGCCGCCCTGCTGGAAGGGAGGACTCCAAGCCCTCTGTAGCTGCCACCGGTCAGATTGGTTTGCTCGCTCGCAGTTCCCAGAGTGTGTGGAGGACCCAAAGTTGATGGGAATTTGATATGGGAAGGGGTGGGGACCGCAGGGAGGGGCCTAGCGGCTCACAGTAAATCTTCCACGGGCCCCATGTGTTCTAACCAACATGTTCTTTCTGCAAACGACTCCATTTCCACTCCAATTCAAAGGGAGTTGCCAATCACAGAAGCTCATCCCCTTGGCCACAGTGATTGGTTCAAACGGCAGTCACATGACCCAAGGCCTGGCCAATCAGATctgtttctgagagtttttaaagcAGAGTTGGAGAAGcatcttcttctcttccttccatgAGCTGCTTGTCCGCCTGGGTCTGGAGCTACCAGTTGCTGTGAGTACCCCACCCTCACCCTGGCCCCTCAGCTGGCTGCGGTAGGAGAGAACTAAGCTGGCTCAGAGGAAACGTAGGGATGAGAGGTGGGGCGCCCTGGTGACTGTTGAGCCTTTGGTGATGCTTGTCACTAAGACCGTCTCCTTCTCTGCTTTCCCCACAGACTGATTTTGtgaatctcaaagtaataaaTCATGCCCCCTGCATGCCCTCCCCCTTTTCGTCTAGGCCGGTTTGATTTGGGTTTTCAGTTATTTGTAACTAAAGAGTCCCAACTAATACCCCTTCCTCCATCACTCTGAGAAGAAATGAGGTCTTGGGAGAGAAGAGGTAGGAGGGGATTGTGAGAGGACAGAGAAGCCTCCGACGGTGCCAGGGAAGTGGCCCAGGAAACGGCCTAGTGCTGGCCGGGGCCATTGATCTCAGAAACCCACGTGGTCTTTTTCGCTTCCAAGTGCACCAGCTGAAGATCCCCAAGCACAGAAGGATGGGGACCATCAGGGAGAGTCCGATCCAAAGCTTCGTGCTTCTTTCATGCCCTTTGAAGAGGAAACGAGTGATATTAGTATAAACAATGATAAAGGAGAGTAGAGCAAACAATGGACAGAGCATAATGGCCATCCTACTTCCCTCTTAAAACCCCGTGCTAGTGCGGAAAATGTgcctttcatccattcatttgacAGTTACGGTACTTACTGAGCAGGCGTTGTTCTAGGTGAGAAGTTACAGCAGTGTATATAAGGCAGACAGTGTCCCTAGGTAGAGAGGTTTATGGCTTGCTGGGTGTCACAGTTATAAATAcctgagctgggatttgaatgcaGGCTGCCAGGTACTGAAACTCCCTTATCCATCACACTGCACTCATCCTGTCTGTAAATGGTTTAAGGGGCTTGAGATAGAAAAAGTCAAGATTTCTACTTAAAAGGGTTCTAACTTCATCTGCCAGACACAACCTAATCTAGCATTATCACATCCTGAGTAgatcttcctttttttctacttCCCTCTTGGAAGAAGCAGAGCACAGAATTCAGGGTTCCAATCTCtgttttgctgtgtgaccttgggcaagtcccttatTCTTCCTGACTCTCTGTTGCTTTATATAATGGGGAACAATAAGAATACCCGCTGCACAGGGTTATTGAGCAGGCTGAGTGTGCTAACATGCACGAGgacttagaagagtgcctggcatctAATAAGAGCTACCAGGCCCCTTCTAGCTCCCAGAGACACAGCCCATGTTTCTTTGCGGCCTGCATCCTTTCCTGTATCAACTTCCCATCAACTCTTCTCTACAAACTTCAGATACTGTGCCGTCCAGTATGGTagcccttgaaatgtggccagtATGATGGAGGaactaaatgtaaattttaaaatggttaCTTGGTTCCTTTACTGAAAAGCTGATAAGTATGGCTGGAACAACTCAGCTATGTAAATCCATTTTTGCAACTGTCTGTTTTATGAAATCTGAATACACATCAAGTACTGCCTGTGAAAGTTTAGCatctgaattgagatgtgctgttAGTGTGAAATACCAGATTTCAGACTTTGTACAAAATCAAATGTAAATTTCCCTGTGAATAACTGTGGTGTTGCAtgattatattttggatatagtgGGTTAAATAAGCtatatcattaaaattaattttccttgtttcttttttcattttctaacatGGCTATTAGAacatttaaattacatatgtaacTGCTACCATATTTCTATTGGAATGTTCTGCTCTAAAGGGCTCTTGGCCACCCTCCCTCACTGTACTTCATAAAGAACCACTCAGAATGCAAATTCTTGGAACCAACAGTCCAAGGCCCTGAGGTCTGGTGGAGCAGAGATGGAGAACAACCTGGACAAATGTCCCCAGAAGGAAACTGCCAGGTGCTGTTGCTGACAGGGTTGCTGGCAGTGCATGTGAAGTTGGGTTGATTTTCATTCCTTCTCCAGAAGACAGTGAGGTGAGATCCCTCATGAGATGTGACAGCTCTATTCTGCAGGAAAGTCCACCTGTAGGTCACATTGTGCCCAGGGTCATCCACTGAGCATACTAGGGTGACCCTGCAGCTGCCGTCCTCAGCGAGGGTGTGGCTCCAGGTGACTTTCGGCTCCTGCAGCCTCCCTGTGAGAGAAGAAGGGCAGACCTGATATCGAGTCATGCCTGCCCACTGGGCACTCGCCACATCCTCACTCATTCAAAATGCAGTCATGAAGTTGGGTATTGACAGTGGGAAATAGGGCTGGGAAAGGGCCTGCAGGAGTTCCAGGCAATTTGGAATGTGCCCTTGGTAGCTGTGAAATCTCAGACATATCACTTCACCCCTTTGGGCCTCTGATGCCCAGGTGTGAAACAAAGGagatattaaaatgtgaaaacagAAAGATAACCACATCATTCTGTACAGTTCCATCCAGTTAAAATCCCATGCTATTGTAGAaaacattcattttcatttactcattctaCAATTACTGAACttactgagctggcattgctctAGGAGGTTACATTTGGGCCTTTGATTTTTGACGTGGAGAACAAGGAATTGATCAACACAAATAATGCTTCCCTGTGTTCTGAAGGCCCTTCAAGGCTTACATTTGGAGAGGCCGTCACCTAATTTGTTTACTCACAAAAAAGGTAAGGAATGTAGAGAGGCGAGCACAGCAGACAcagaataagtgctcaataaatgttagcagttttaaaaaatatataagactGATACAAATTGTTcccagtttattattatttttacatactATTCTTACTGGTTCTTTTATATTTAAGTTACAGTATGCAGTCAATGTGGACTAGCTGACTTACTGCATATTTTAACAGCACCATGGACAGCGACTCTTTCCACTGGTGCTTAGACACTAACACATCCAGGCAGGGGATATGATGACCCTGACTGACtggtgcaggtgaagcagcagcAAATGTAAAACACGCAAACAGTCAAGCCAAACCGCTATGAGGCCCAGGGCTAAGGACTGTGGGTCTTGTCGTTCACACTTGGAGGAGCCAAGCAGCCCTCCTCTTGGAAATCACATGGTCTTTGGACACTAAAGGCTTTCTCCTCCATCTTATTTGATTCCCCAGCCAGATCTTCTCTTATCCAAAATGACAATAGTCTATAAAAATGCAGGCTGGAAAGTTCCTGGTCCCACCTGATAATGCAGGAGGACAGGGCTGGTGCTGAAAGCTGGGTGGTTGGGGCCTAATCGGAAGCCTAGAGGAAGGGAGACCTCAGAAAGTAGATTTTGCCCAGCCAATGGCTGTGATTTTTAACTCCTGTGAATTGATTAGTGTGAACTGAACAGCTGTCCTAGTGGTCTGAGGTGTTTAGGTAGGAGGAGAGgcctgagggaggagggaagtGGAGAAGGCAGCAAAAGGGGGAAACCTTTCAGGGAAGGAATCTACTGATCAGCACGCTGCTCAGAAACTCACTGTAGATGAGCAGGGTGACATGTTTTGTGCTGATGACTCCAGAGGCATTTGAGCACGCATAGGCGTGGTAGGGGCCGGCGTCCTCCATCTTCGTCTGGCCAATTTTCAGGGAGTAGTCCTGGTTGGAGACCCACACCGTGTTCCTGTCGGGATCCTTGGACTTAATGAGTGGATCAGCTGTTGCCGCCTCTTCCTGCTTGTTGCTGATAATAGACGTGTTAAAGATCCAGACAACGTTCTCTATGGGATGACTGGATGGATGTTCCAGGGGCAGTGTCACTGCCTCCCCCAGTATCCCCACCACCGTTTCCCCCATTGGTCTTCCTCTGGAGGCTCCTGGATCTGCAGTCAGAGATGAGACATTGCAGCTTCAGTCACTGGACCTACTCCCTGGACTGAAGGGGACGGGATCCCCACAGGCCCTCTTGACCAGGTGCTTTCCCAAGGCCAACTTGTCGTGGACAGATATGCATCTGGCTCTGCCTACTGCCTGCCCAGACCTCTCCTGCCTTCTCTGCCTTTCTGAGGAGACTCCAGGGGATAACTCCGTCTAAGCAAAGAACAATCTGGGTCTCTTTATCAgtattctcttcccttcccttactCCACCCCTGAGTTCCATAGTGCCCTGGGATTTCCCAAGTTCCCTGCTGGGCTCTTTCAGGCCCCTGAAGGTTGAGAACAGGGGGTCTTCAGGCTTGTCTTTTTGTTTCCCCCCTCCATCTATGTCCTGCCAGGACCCTGGGTTTTAGACTCCATAGCTGCTCAGACTGTTTCTCAATCCCCTGGTGCTCAGACTGTTTCTCAATCCCCTGGGGGGCCTTAGTGGACCATTTACCTGTACAGAACTGCTGGACATGGACAGGATGGGAGCTGCTCTGGCTGACTGGGTTCCTGGCTGTGCAGGTGTACAGCAGGTCTGGATCACAGGGCATCCAGGAGACGGTGAGAGTGGAGCCCCCAAAGGACTCAGATGCATGGTTGTCCCCCAGGGTCCAGGTGTACAGAACACCTTTCCCCATCCCATCCACGGAGCAATTCAAAGTAATGTTACAGGTGCCGTTCTCAGACATGTTCACGGACTTCATGGTGACTCGGGGCTTCTGCAGCTGCTCTGCAGGGACAGTAGCAATGAGGAGAGGACTCATATGCCTTTCCCAGCAGGAGAGGGCTGAGAGAAGGCGTGAGTGGTAGAGGGGCTGCGGGCGGAAGGGAGGGGCCGGCATAGCTGCTCTGGGGTGTTTTCTCCTAGCTTCCCCCTGCAGGGCCTCTCCTCTATTCTTCCATAATACCCTCTCTGGGTGTTACCACCATGACTCAACAGGACAAAATAGTCTGATTGCTTCTCACTCTCCCCAATGAGTAGATGAACTCCGCGGGGACAGGGCTGATGCCTGTGTCTGAACATCTGTGGGCCGTGAAAGCCAGCCATGAATTTTGGTGAATTAAATAGTTGAATAGGACAGCCCCGAACACGGGGAGTGGGGAGCTCTGCCTTTAGAATTTGAGTTGCCATTGAGTTTTGATTTGATTTTAAGACCACTTGTGCTTCCAGACCTTCCTCCTGGGCCTACCTTTCCCTTTTGTCCCATCTTCCCtattctcagtgtgtgtgtgtgtgtaagtggttATTTTTTTGAATAGGTAATACATGAAACTGAAAAGATACAAAAGGGCACATAAGGAGAAAAAGCAAGCTTTCTAGCCCCAGCCACCTATTTCCTCATCCTAGGATTTACTGTTCCTGGAGACAATTACTGTTAAGAATTTGATCTTTGTAGATACGTTCTAGGTATAGATACatatatgatattatacatactgtcctgaaacacttaaaaaatttaacaatGTATCTTGGAAATTATATAAATTGTATAAATAAAACAGTACATTTTGAGCTGATTCATTCTATTTCTACTAGCTGCTTAGAATTCCATTTCCTTAATACATACAGAGCCTCCTACAAATTAATACAAAAAGGACAAACTACCTAGTAGAAAGACAGTGTCATAGGTTGAATTGTACCCCCCCACACAacaagttcatatgttgaagttctaacccccagGGTCTCAGAAGGTGATTGTAGTTGGATATAGGACCATATTTGGAGATGGAAGTGATTCCGTTGAGATGGggtccctaatccaatatgactggagtCCCTGCAAGAAAAGGACATGGGGACAGGGATGCATGGACAGAGCGACAGCCATGTGAAGAcatggagggaggaggcagctgtctgtaagccagggagagagggctcagaagaaaccaagcctgctgacaccttgaccagCCTCCAGAGTCGGGAGAAAATAAATCTGTTGCTTAAGTTACTCAGCCTGTGGCTTTTTGTTATGGCACCCCTAGGAAATCTGTACAGATTTTGGTACCAGAAGTGGGATGCTACTGAAACAAATACCTGAAAAGGTGGATGTGGCTTTGGAACTGGTTAATGGATAGAGGCTGGAAgagttttaatgtgtgtgttagAAAGAGCCTGGGTTGTCCTCAAGACACTGTTCATAGGACTATGGGTGATGAAGGGAATTCTGGTATGGgctcagaaagaaaagaggagagcCGTAGAGAAGGCGTCCGTTAACCTAGAGTATACATATATTATCATGAATGAAGTGCTGTAAAAAGATGGACATTAAAGATGTTACTGGTGAGATAATGGATGGAGATGAAGAACATGTTATTGGAAGTTGGATAAAGGTGATACTTGTTATAAAGTagcaaaagacaaaaaccacttaTATTCTAGTATTGTGCAGCAAGTAGAACATGTAAGTGGTGAATTTGGGTGTTTAACTAAGGAGATTGCTGAGCAAAATGTTGAGGGCAGTGTGGGGTTTTCATTCCTACATGTAATAAAATCCTCTcttagagaagagagatgctattcAATGTCATTGAAGAAGGAATTGTTAAGCAGGAAAGAATGAGAACAAGAAGATTTGGGAAATTCTAAGTCTATCCATATTGTAAACGATAAGAAAGCGTGTCTGGAGAGCATACTAAGAATATGGCTAAACAATGTTTGCTAAAGAGATTACAGTGTGACCCATGGATCCAAGCAACCCTCTCAGCAGAAATGTTACCAGCATGGACCGGAGGGACAAAGATGGGATGCAGTGAAGCAAGGCCGTCCGACTTCTGGGATTCTGTAGGATGGGCCAATAGCACTGTCTGACTGGGACCAGGCTTTATCCTTCAAGAAAGGGGAAGAATGAACCCCAGGGCAGTTCAGAAGTCAAGAGGGCTGCTGCTGCTTAGAGGGAACAGGTGCGGGAGCAGCTGGTAGAGTGGTTTTGCCTTGGTTCCGTGGGGAAGGGTGATTGCCCAGGGCCGAGGGGATAGTGCTGCCAACCTAGTGGGCTCAGAGGGTCAAAGAGGATTATTGTCAAATCTTAAAATCGAATGGAGTTTTCCGTGGTGCGTTTCAGACTTGCCTGGGAcccatgccccctttcttctttttgatttctcctttttaGAGTGTGAATGTCCATCTTATGTCTGTCGTCTACTGTATTATGGAAGCAGGTAACTTGTCTGGTTTCACACATTCACAGCTTGAGAGGAATTTTGCCTCAGGATGAATTACACCTC
This window harbors:
- the LY9 gene encoding T-lymphocyte surface antigen Ly-9, producing the protein MKTLSRTSMCTVTPRAHMHGNCGDCFLFQPESCKHILMAGPEGHGGDGVLRPFCNKPPESQPHVFSLFPWMHLLFLLMGLGASGKNSAPTVVTGIVGGSVTLSLNISVETEIEHITWTCSQKALAFAKPEGLAILLDKNYEGRLNWSWRYLSVNNLTLEDAGSYKAQINQNNYKVTTYKEFTLNIYEQLQKPRVTMKSVNMSENGTCNITLNCSVDGMGKGVLYTWTLGDNHASESFGGSTLTVSWMPCDPDLLYTCTARNPVSQSSSHPVHVQQFCTDPGASRGRPMGETVVGILGEAVTLPLEHPSSHPIENVVWIFNTSIISNKQEEAATADPLIKSKDPDRNTVWVSNQDYSLKIGQTKMEDAGPYHAYACSNASGVISTKHVTLLIYRRLQEPKVTWSHTLAEDGSCRVTLVCSVDDPGHNVTYRWTFLQNRAVTSHEGSHLTVFWRRNENQPNFTCTASNPVSNSTWQFPSGDICPGHERSTKLWIGLSLMVPILLCLGIFSWCTWKRKRPRFSGSAPAFSSSPAEAPAHTPEPAAGHQLWAMHSPTYQKLDTPPQPARQQPQPRSDSSSDSDETTEEEEEEEGRTEMRKPVSGRDQVYDLVTQEDTGHDSASEEQAEDDLATPGGGASASAGTGHTVYMQVNFNLQEKTADPQNKEDTTTIYCSIQKPQKIVRPPQQNDPESPEIPTYENFT